CTGCCGAAGACATTGTCGCCGCCGAGGCCGTGCTGGTTCCACCGGTGCTCGATCGGAGCCACGTGCCCCGCGAACACCAGAAGGAAGGGCGGCAGCGACCCCAGCTCGTAGATGCGTCCCGCTGGCAACTTCTGTATCTCCATCCACCGCTCGATGCGCAGCGTGTAGCCCGCGCGCCGCCACCGCTCGAGGTCGAGTACCATGACCCCCGTGTTGAAGTAGCACGGCCGCCGCCCCGCGAATATCCCGGCGAACCGCTGGTCTGACCAGAACCGGTCGGTGAAGTACTTGGTGAAGTTCGCGTGGCAGTACTCCGGCGCGCCGACGGTGCGGTCGCCGAGGTCGGTGCGCCAGAGCTTGGCGACGTcgtcgacgaggacgaggtCGGAGTCGAGGTAGATGACGCGGCGCACGCAGGGCTCGAAGAGGTCGGCCAGGTAGTTGCGGGCGTAGTTGAGCGGCTGCTCCAGCGCCTGCCGCACCGACGTGGAGATGAGCCCCCGAACACGGTCGGGGTCGAAGTAGTAGACCTTGAACCGGAGCTGCGGGAACACGGCTCGGACAAGGTCCTCGAGGCCCGGGTCGGAGACGAGGAAGTGGAAGAAGACGCTCTCGGGGCACCTGGCGTGCTGCACCACCGAGTGCACCGCGGCGACGGAGCCCCTGAGGTAGTCCTCATCGAGCGTAATCGCGATGTGGACGAGCGAGGGGTCGCAGACATTGGCGGCGGtgccgttgccgccgccgcagtcGGCGGCATTGCGAAAGGACGGGGCGCGGCGGAAAGCGATCCCCCTGGCGCCCCCCGCGATCTGGCCCGGGAAGCGGACGCTGCCGTCGAACTGCGAGGAGCGGATGGCCTCAGCGGGCGGGAAGGACTGGAGCGACGGCGACAGCACCACCATCAGCATGGCAGCGGA
The nucleotide sequence above comes from Phragmites australis chromosome 4, lpPhrAust1.1, whole genome shotgun sequence. Encoded proteins:
- the LOC133916278 gene encoding probable galacturonosyltransferase-like 7, with translation MLWAARLSGFFSAAMLMVVLSPSLQSFPPAEAIRSSQFDGSVRFPGQIAGGARGIAFRRAPSFRNAADCGGGNGTAANVCDPSLVHIAITLDEDYLRGSVAAVHSVVQHARCPESVFFHFLVSDPGLEDLVRAVFPQLRFKVYYFDPDRVRGLISTSVRQALEQPLNYARNYLADLFEPCVRRVIYLDSDLVLVDDVAKLWRTDLGDRTVGAPEYCHANFTKYFTDRFWSDQRFAGIFAGRRPCYFNTGVMVLDLERWRRAGYTLRIERWMEIQKLPAGRIYELGSLPPFLLVFAGHVAPIEHRWNQHGLGGDNVFGSCRDLHPGPVSLLHWSGSGKPWARLGAGRPCPLDALWAPFDLYGPGGASAEESR